In Streptomyces sp. NBC_01717, one DNA window encodes the following:
- a CDS encoding ABC transporter permease produces the protein MKGLARTIAIRLVGGAVMIWIVATFTFFLVHALPGKPGDVAYEKYVAMGMNSQDAKAKASIIYGFTSQDPLLTQYTHYIGDLLHGHLGISISYSGVPVADVIGDALPWTVIPIMSGLLISFCIGVSSGVVAAVKRSSRLGGGLSLAASMIAGIPSFVIAILLITVFYTNLGALPYGGTVSETLLVDPGWNVEYVSSVAYHAVLPVATYVLISYGGWMLSMRSSVVSVLGDDFILASELRGITPSTRMRYIGRNAILPLFTTLALSFGTLFGGAILIEATFNYPGVGQLLLDSIGKRDYPLMTGAFLLITTAVVLANIVADLLYSVIDPRVRR, from the coding sequence GTGAAGGGACTGGCGCGCACCATCGCGATCCGACTGGTCGGCGGCGCGGTCATGATCTGGATCGTGGCCACGTTTACGTTCTTCCTCGTCCACGCTCTGCCCGGCAAGCCGGGCGACGTGGCGTACGAGAAGTACGTCGCCATGGGAATGAACTCCCAGGACGCCAAGGCCAAGGCCTCGATCATCTACGGGTTCACCTCACAGGACCCGCTGCTCACGCAGTACACGCACTACATCGGCGACCTGCTCCACGGTCACCTCGGGATTTCGATCTCCTACAGCGGAGTGCCGGTCGCGGATGTCATCGGCGACGCCCTGCCGTGGACCGTCATCCCGATCATGAGCGGCCTGCTGATCAGCTTCTGCATCGGTGTCAGCAGTGGTGTGGTCGCGGCGGTGAAGCGGTCGTCCCGCCTGGGCGGCGGGCTGAGCCTGGCCGCCTCGATGATCGCCGGCATCCCGTCGTTCGTGATCGCGATCCTGCTCATCACCGTCTTCTACACCAACCTGGGAGCCTTGCCGTACGGGGGCACCGTCTCCGAGACGCTCCTGGTGGACCCCGGATGGAACGTCGAGTACGTGTCGTCCGTCGCGTACCACGCGGTCCTCCCGGTCGCTACTTACGTCCTCATCTCCTACGGCGGCTGGATGCTCAGCATGCGCTCCAGCGTGGTGTCCGTCCTCGGTGACGACTTCATCCTCGCTTCCGAGCTGCGCGGCATCACCCCCAGCACGCGGATGCGCTACATCGGGCGCAACGCGATCCTGCCGCTGTTCACCACCCTCGCCCTCTCGTTCGGCACGTTGTTCGGCGGAGCGATCCTGATCGAGGCCACCTTCAACTACCCCGGCGTCGGGCAGCTGTTGCTGGACAGCATCGGCAAGCGCGACTACCCCCTGATGACCGGCGCCTTCCTGCTGATCACCACCGCGGTGGTGCTTGCGAACATCGTCGCGGACCTCCTCTACTCCGTGATCGACCCCCGAGTGAGGCGCTGA
- a CDS encoding ABC transporter permease produces the protein MTTVTLTEPRRPADAPSARRSRWTGIWRVLTRKPGRIIGLSILVLFVLMGTFGPMLYGDQLAIDPDAIYQPPSAEHWLGTDFAGSDVLQATVVGSRYVLLTCSLAALFASTIGTAVGLLAGFHRGLSDSALMRVTDFVLTVPGLPLLVVLTTVWEFDSPLEMGFVLGVVGWGGIARAVRSQALSLRERGFLEAARGLGLPSRHIIVRELLPNIAPYVAMHLLLSVIGFVEAQVGLFFLGIVPFTSTNWGVMINQAVFSGGALQSPEAIFYLLAPLTCILLLIMGVVLFLDAIDELFNPRLRER, from the coding sequence ATGACCACCGTGACGCTCACCGAGCCGCGCCGTCCGGCAGATGCCCCGTCGGCGAGGCGTTCCCGCTGGACCGGCATCTGGCGCGTCCTCACGCGCAAGCCCGGCCGGATCATCGGCCTGTCCATCCTGGTGTTGTTCGTCCTGATGGGCACCTTCGGCCCGATGCTCTACGGCGACCAGCTCGCGATCGACCCGGACGCGATCTATCAGCCGCCGAGCGCAGAGCACTGGCTCGGAACCGACTTCGCCGGTTCCGACGTGCTCCAGGCCACTGTCGTCGGCAGCCGCTACGTACTGCTCACCTGCTCGCTCGCCGCCCTGTTCGCCTCGACGATCGGCACCGCCGTCGGGCTCCTGGCCGGTTTCCACCGCGGCTTGTCCGACTCCGCGCTGATGCGTGTCACCGACTTCGTACTCACGGTCCCCGGCCTGCCGCTGCTCGTCGTGCTCACCACCGTGTGGGAGTTCGACAGCCCGCTGGAGATGGGGTTCGTGCTCGGCGTCGTCGGCTGGGGCGGCATCGCCCGTGCCGTCCGCTCCCAGGCGTTGAGCCTGCGCGAGCGCGGCTTCCTGGAGGCCGCACGCGGCCTCGGGCTGCCCAGCCGGCACATCATCGTGCGCGAGCTCCTGCCGAACATCGCCCCGTACGTGGCGATGCACCTGCTCCTGTCGGTCATCGGCTTCGTCGAGGCCCAGGTCGGGCTGTTCTTCCTCGGCATCGTGCCGTTCACCAGTACCAACTGGGGCGTGATGATCAACCAGGCGGTGTTCTCCGGAGGAGCGCTGCAGAGCCCCGAGGCAATCTTCTACCTGCTGGCGCCACTCACCTGCATCCTGCTCCTGATCATGGGCGTGGTGCTGTTCCTGGACGCGATCGACGAGCTCTTCAACCCGCGACTGAGGGAGCGCTGA
- a CDS encoding ABC transporter ATP-binding protein, which yields MTTTTKKAAPEAGEAEVRVRDLRVHYRINGTEYPAVANASLDLRRGEITGLVGESGSGKSTLALSLMNAVPEPGRIADGAIHVDGIGDVTTLGAKAMRAVRGSALGYVFQASQNSMNPLKTIGKQILDLGRSHGVKDLPALLSRAKQLAERMGLDGNRVLDSYQHELSGGMRQRLGIVFALVLNAKVLILDEPTTALDVLSQSAVLKIIRQVHDENNLSTLIVTHDMGVVSELADNLAVMYGGRIVEHGPTLDLLRNPTHPYTKALIGATARIVGDPAAARALPGRPPDLTTIPRTGCVFRDRCVFKMDICAEDEPQLAEHSAGHRRACHADADVVGPTTSKGDAS from the coding sequence ATGACCACGACGACGAAGAAGGCCGCGCCCGAGGCCGGGGAGGCCGAGGTCCGCGTGCGCGACCTCAGGGTCCACTACCGCATCAACGGTACGGAGTACCCGGCTGTCGCGAACGCCTCCCTCGACCTGCGCCGCGGTGAGATCACCGGCCTGGTGGGGGAGTCCGGATCGGGCAAGTCGACCCTGGCCCTGTCCCTGATGAACGCCGTGCCCGAGCCGGGCCGGATCGCGGACGGCGCCATCCACGTCGACGGCATCGGTGACGTGACGACGCTCGGCGCCAAGGCGATGCGGGCGGTACGGGGTTCGGCGCTCGGATACGTCTTCCAGGCGTCGCAGAACTCCATGAACCCGCTGAAGACCATCGGCAAGCAGATCCTGGACCTGGGCCGCTCACACGGCGTCAAGGATCTCCCGGCCCTGCTCTCCCGCGCCAAGCAGCTCGCCGAGCGGATGGGCCTGGACGGCAACCGCGTTCTGGACTCCTATCAGCACGAGCTGTCCGGCGGCATGCGCCAGCGCCTGGGCATCGTCTTCGCCCTCGTTCTGAACGCCAAGGTCCTCATCCTGGACGAGCCGACCACGGCTCTGGACGTACTGTCCCAGTCCGCGGTGCTGAAGATCATCCGCCAGGTGCACGACGAGAACAACCTCAGCACCCTCATCGTCACCCACGACATGGGCGTGGTCTCGGAGCTCGCCGACAACCTGGCCGTGATGTACGGCGGGCGGATCGTCGAACACGGCCCGACGCTGGATCTCCTCCGCAACCCCACCCACCCCTACACCAAGGCTCTGATCGGCGCCACGGCACGCATCGTCGGCGACCCGGCCGCGGCCCGTGCCCTGCCGGGCCGCCCGCCGGATCTCACCACCATCCCGAGGACGGGTTGCGTGTTCCGCGACCGCTGCGTCTTCAAGATGGACATCTGCGCCGAGGACGAGCCGCAGCTCGCGGAGCACTCGGCCGGCCACCGGCGGGCGTGTCACGCGGACGCCGACGTGGTCGGCCCCACCACCTCGAAGGGAGACGCGTCGTGA
- a CDS encoding ABC transporter ATP-binding protein codes for MIEARGITRTYHSRGAFTGERTVHALRGVDFTLPKGGAVAFIGESGCGKTTLGKILTGIETFDGGELVVDGVELSKLAPRKRAPYFRRIQMIHQDPYSALNPTRTIEQILGDPLRMRAKETGGAASASGVRARASELLELVGLEPDGVLPKYPHQLSGGQRQRVVIARALTVDPEVLIADEAVSMIDVSMRLGILALLHDLRERLGISLVFITHDVATARYVGEGAELHVIYRGQVIESGLTDDVIQGPVHPYTQCLLSAIPIMRGLEEPGPDRLAPLAPLDEKVATDGCLFAPRCPFATERCTAERPVLEAVGESGQLHACFHPTPRRVVGVEIAPAAV; via the coding sequence GTGATCGAGGCGCGCGGCATCACCCGCACCTACCATTCCCGCGGGGCCTTCACCGGCGAGCGCACGGTCCACGCCCTGCGCGGCGTGGACTTCACGCTCCCCAAGGGCGGTGCCGTCGCCTTCATCGGCGAATCGGGCTGCGGCAAGACGACGTTGGGCAAGATCCTCACGGGGATCGAGACCTTCGACGGCGGCGAACTCGTGGTCGACGGAGTGGAGCTCTCCAAGCTCGCGCCGCGTAAGCGCGCCCCGTACTTCCGCCGCATCCAGATGATCCACCAAGACCCGTACTCGGCCCTGAACCCCACCCGCACGATCGAGCAGATCCTCGGCGACCCGCTGCGGATGCGCGCGAAGGAGACGGGCGGCGCCGCTTCGGCCTCCGGTGTACGGGCACGGGCCTCGGAACTCCTGGAACTGGTGGGTCTGGAGCCGGACGGGGTCCTCCCCAAGTACCCGCACCAGCTCTCGGGCGGTCAGCGTCAGCGTGTGGTCATCGCCCGCGCGCTCACCGTCGACCCCGAGGTGCTCATCGCCGACGAGGCCGTTTCGATGATCGACGTCTCGATGCGCCTGGGCATCCTCGCCCTGCTGCACGACCTGCGCGAACGCCTGGGTATCTCGCTGGTCTTCATCACCCACGACGTGGCGACGGCGCGGTACGTCGGCGAGGGCGCCGAGCTGCACGTCATCTACCGCGGGCAGGTCATCGAAAGCGGCCTCACCGACGACGTCATCCAGGGGCCCGTCCATCCGTACACGCAGTGCCTGCTGTCGGCGATCCCGATCATGCGGGGTCTGGAGGAGCCCGGCCCCGACCGGCTGGCGCCGCTCGCCCCGCTGGACGAGAAGGTGGCCACGGACGGCTGCCTGTTCGCACCCCGCTGCCCCTTCGCCACCGAGCGCTGCACAGCCGAACGGCCCGTCCTCGAAGCGGTGGGGGAGTCCGGGCAGCTCCATGCCTGCTTCCACCCCACGCCCCGGCGCGTGGTCGGAGTGGAGATCGCGCCGGCCGCCGTCTGA
- a CDS encoding anhydro-N-acetylmuramic acid kinase has translation MRVLGLSSGTSHDAIDAAVVEFSLDGDTLHGTLVHAAAHPYPAGLRAEILDALPPRDVTLAAVCRLDTLIGQSFADTAAATVTAAEPVDLVCSHGQTLYHWVDDGTVRGTLQLGQPAWIAERLGVPVVSDVRTADVAAGGQGAPLVSLLDTLLLSGLPGPAGALNLGGIANLTSVGQGAPVAFDTGPANALMDAAALAGTGRPYDEDGRLAAAGRVDPALLAALLAEPYYRREPPKSTGKELFHADYLTGHLAGRPPLPVEDLLATLAELTARTVADAVRERGLRTLVVSGGGADNPVLTERIGALLPGVELLRSDALGLPSAAKEAVAFALLGWFTAHGLPGTLPSCTGATGGRLLGRITPGHGPLRLPEPLTGAPAAARFSC, from the coding sequence GTGAGAGTCCTGGGACTCAGCTCCGGCACCTCGCACGACGCGATCGACGCGGCCGTCGTCGAATTCAGCCTCGACGGCGACACCTTGCACGGCACCCTCGTCCACGCGGCCGCACACCCCTACCCGGCCGGACTGCGCGCCGAGATCCTGGACGCGCTTCCCCCGCGGGATGTGACGCTGGCCGCGGTGTGCCGCCTGGACACCCTCATCGGGCAGTCCTTCGCCGACACCGCGGCGGCGACAGTGACCGCGGCAGAGCCGGTCGACCTGGTGTGCTCGCACGGCCAGACCCTCTACCACTGGGTGGACGACGGGACGGTGCGCGGCACCCTGCAACTCGGCCAGCCTGCCTGGATCGCCGAACGCCTGGGCGTGCCGGTGGTGTCCGATGTACGCACCGCGGACGTGGCGGCGGGCGGCCAGGGCGCACCCCTGGTGTCGCTCCTGGACACGCTGTTGCTCAGCGGACTCCCGGGTCCGGCGGGGGCGCTGAACCTCGGTGGGATCGCCAATCTGACATCGGTCGGGCAGGGCGCGCCGGTCGCCTTCGACACCGGTCCCGCAAACGCCCTGATGGACGCGGCCGCACTGGCCGGGACCGGCCGGCCGTACGACGAGGACGGCCGGCTCGCCGCCGCCGGACGGGTGGATCCGGCGCTGCTCGCCGCGCTGCTCGCCGAACCGTACTACCGGCGCGAGCCGCCGAAGAGCACCGGCAAGGAGCTCTTCCACGCCGACTACCTGACCGGGCACCTGGCCGGACGTCCCCCGCTCCCGGTCGAGGACCTCCTGGCCACACTGGCCGAACTGACCGCACGCACGGTTGCGGACGCGGTACGGGAGCGAGGCCTGCGGACCCTGGTGGTGTCCGGCGGCGGCGCGGACAACCCGGTGCTGACCGAGCGGATCGGCGCACTGCTGCCGGGAGTCGAACTGCTGCGCTCCGACGCGCTGGGACTGCCCTCGGCAGCCAAGGAGGCGGTGGCCTTTGCCTTGCTCGGCTGGTTCACCGCGCACGGCCTGCCGGGCACGCTGCCCAGCTGCACCGGGGCGACGGGAGGACGGCTGCTGGGCCGGATCACCCCGGGCCACGGGCCGCTGCGGCTGCCGGAGCCGTTGACCGGGGCCCCGGCCGCCGCCCGCTTCAGCTGCTGA
- a CDS encoding prolyl oligopeptidase family serine peptidase, translating into MTERRVLPYGEWPSPLTADSAAAGSRATSWPSGVGEETWWCANDPATATVRLLRTGPGHTPEPVLPTGVSVRNRSLGYGGRPYAVRPGQDGAPHLLVFTDHRDQRLYAAGTAPLGAGGASDLTPLTPADPPGYETCWADPVFAPGGTEVWLVREVTRAAREPGEDPAPRTRRDIVAVPLDGSAATAPDRLRVVGGDHHFLSTPRISPDGRHLAWLGWDHPQMPWETTELMVAPLADGVAGEPVRVLGGGAVSVPQAAWAPDGTLYAMADPDGWANLFRITRAPDGDWHAECVLPMERECAGALWRVGGSWFAATAAGVVLRHGVGEQRFALWDPADGTLRDLAPEWTEFGSDLWADGHAAVVLAASPTLGHAVLRVPLDGSAPVRCNGERDTTYDAWRAVPERRVAKAADGGDVQYVYYPPTSPDCTGPAGEAPPLLIHIHGGPTNSNGAAPDAEFSLFCSRGFAVAAVDYGGSTGYGRAYRDRLRHTWGVTDVEDSVTVASELASAGLADPSRTAIRGGSAGGWTTLAALTSTDTFCCGAVYYPISAPETWIYGQTHDFESRYMEYLVGKLPEDQERFDRVSPIRKAGQITSPLVMLQGADDFICRPDQAERIVDAVARRGLWHRYLLFEGEGHGFRQASSVSASLRAEAELYGHAMGILVDLSDTTDAAAGAQG; encoded by the coding sequence ATGACCGAGCGCCGCGTCCTCCCCTACGGGGAGTGGCCCTCACCGCTGACCGCCGATTCGGCCGCGGCCGGCTCCAGGGCCACGAGTTGGCCGTCCGGCGTCGGCGAGGAGACCTGGTGGTGCGCCAACGACCCGGCGACCGCCACCGTACGGCTGTTGCGCACCGGCCCCGGGCATACCCCCGAGCCGGTGCTGCCGACGGGTGTCAGTGTGCGCAACCGCTCGCTGGGCTACGGCGGCCGCCCGTACGCGGTCCGGCCCGGCCAGGACGGCGCCCCGCATCTGCTGGTCTTCACCGACCACCGCGACCAGCGGCTGTACGCGGCCGGGACCGCCCCGCTGGGAGCGGGCGGTGCGAGCGACCTGACCCCCCTGACCCCTGCCGACCCGCCCGGGTACGAGACCTGCTGGGCGGACCCGGTGTTCGCGCCAGGTGGCACCGAGGTCTGGCTGGTCCGGGAGGTCACCCGGGCGGCCCGGGAACCGGGCGAGGATCCGGCCCCCCGCACCCGTCGCGACATCGTCGCCGTGCCGCTCGACGGCTCGGCCGCCACCGCGCCGGACCGGCTGCGGGTGGTCGGTGGCGACCACCACTTCCTGTCCACCCCGCGGATCAGCCCGGACGGACGGCACCTGGCGTGGCTCGGCTGGGACCACCCGCAGATGCCTTGGGAGACCACCGAGTTGATGGTCGCGCCGCTGGCCGACGGCGTGGCGGGCGAACCGGTGCGGGTGCTGGGCGGCGGTGCGGTGTCCGTACCGCAGGCCGCGTGGGCGCCCGACGGCACGCTGTACGCGATGGCCGACCCGGACGGCTGGGCGAACCTCTTCCGGATCACCCGGGCGCCCGACGGGGACTGGCACGCCGAGTGCGTACTTCCCATGGAGCGGGAGTGCGCGGGTGCCCTGTGGCGGGTCGGCGGGAGCTGGTTCGCGGCGACGGCGGCGGGAGTGGTGCTGCGTCACGGCGTCGGCGAACAGCGGTTCGCACTGTGGGACCCCGCCGACGGCACGCTGCGCGATCTGGCGCCCGAGTGGACGGAGTTCGGCTCCGACCTGTGGGCGGACGGCCACGCAGCCGTGGTCCTGGCTGCCTCCCCCACGCTCGGCCACGCCGTGCTGCGGGTACCGCTCGACGGCAGCGCTCCGGTGCGCTGCAACGGTGAGCGCGACACCACGTACGACGCCTGGCGGGCAGTGCCGGAGCGGCGGGTCGCCAAAGCCGCGGACGGCGGCGATGTGCAGTACGTCTACTACCCGCCCACCAGCCCGGACTGCACCGGCCCGGCAGGCGAGGCACCGCCGCTGCTGATCCACATCCACGGCGGGCCCACCAACTCCAACGGCGCCGCCCCCGATGCGGAGTTCTCACTCTTCTGCAGCCGGGGCTTCGCCGTGGCCGCCGTCGACTACGGCGGCTCCACCGGCTACGGCCGCGCCTACCGGGACCGGCTGCGGCACACCTGGGGTGTCACCGACGTCGAGGACTCGGTGACGGTCGCCTCGGAGCTGGCCTCCGCCGGGCTCGCGGACCCGTCGCGCACCGCGATCCGCGGCGGCTCGGCGGGCGGCTGGACGACACTCGCGGCACTGACGTCGACCGACACCTTCTGCTGCGGGGCGGTGTACTACCCCATCAGTGCCCCGGAGACCTGGATCTACGGGCAGACCCATGACTTCGAGTCCCGATATATGGAGTATCTGGTCGGGAAATTGCCCGAGGACCAGGAGCGGTTCGACCGGGTGTCGCCGATCCGGAAGGCCGGGCAGATCACCAGCCCGCTGGTGATGCTGCAGGGAGCCGATGACTTCATCTGCCGCCCCGACCAGGCCGAACGCATCGTCGACGCGGTGGCCCGACGCGGGCTGTGGCACCGCTACCTGCTCTTCGAGGGCGAGGGGCACGGCTTCCGCCAGGCGTCCAGCGTGAGCGCCTCACTGCGCGCCGAGGCGGAGTTGTACGGGCATGCGATGGGCATCCTTGTCGACCTCTCGGACACCACCGACGCAGCGGCGGGGGCGCAGGGCTGA
- the lysA gene encoding diaminopimelate decarboxylase gives MVPPADHAPDAAPARAAGPDEAPDIWPLTAKDINGELHVGSVPLTGLAQACGTPLYVVDEADFRERARQWRESGADRVHYASKAFLCPEMVRWVGEERLHLDVCSVGELELAVAAGFDPAHIVLHGNNKLPAELSSAVAHGVGVVVVDCAEEIDRLAGYAADAGRVQDVYLRIAPGVAADTHDYMATGSDDVKFGFPVNGGFAERAVLTVSGIPSLRLTGIHSHLGSQILDPSGIRRAASRVAAFVRMLAERHSIGIDELDLGGGAGIAYVPGQQRLAPAEFVAALRAGVAEELDPASVRLAVEPGRSLIGTAGVTLYEVGVVKQGLERRFVSVDGGMSDALRPALYQASYTAWTANRRLTDRPVHSLVVGRHCESGDIVVPDIALPADLAVGDLLAVPATGAYHHVMASNYNFQPRPAVVAVRDGQARLMVRRETPADLLLRDGAGAAIDLSGDLR, from the coding sequence GTGGTTCCACCCGCCGACCACGCGCCCGACGCCGCCCCCGCCCGCGCCGCGGGCCCGGACGAAGCGCCGGACATCTGGCCGCTCACCGCCAAGGACATAAACGGCGAACTGCACGTGGGTTCCGTGCCGCTGACAGGTCTCGCCCAGGCCTGCGGCACTCCGCTCTACGTCGTGGACGAGGCGGACTTCCGTGAGCGGGCCCGCCAGTGGCGGGAGTCCGGCGCGGACCGCGTGCACTACGCGTCCAAGGCCTTCCTCTGCCCGGAGATGGTCCGCTGGGTCGGCGAGGAGCGTCTGCACCTGGACGTGTGCAGCGTCGGCGAGCTCGAACTCGCCGTCGCCGCGGGCTTCGACCCCGCCCACATCGTGCTGCACGGCAACAACAAGCTCCCCGCCGAGCTCAGCTCGGCCGTGGCACACGGCGTCGGGGTGGTCGTCGTCGACTGCGCCGAGGAGATCGACCGGCTCGCCGGTTACGCGGCCGACGCCGGCCGGGTCCAGGACGTGTATCTGCGCATCGCGCCGGGCGTCGCCGCCGACACCCACGACTACATGGCCACCGGCAGCGACGACGTGAAGTTCGGCTTCCCGGTCAACGGTGGATTCGCCGAACGGGCGGTCCTCACCGTCAGTGGCATCCCCTCGTTGCGTCTGACGGGCATCCACTCCCACCTGGGTTCGCAGATCCTCGACCCGTCCGGCATCCGGCGGGCCGCCTCGCGGGTTGCCGCATTCGTCCGCATGCTCGCCGAGCGGCACAGCATCGGTATCGACGAGCTGGACCTCGGCGGCGGCGCCGGGATCGCCTATGTGCCCGGCCAGCAACGGCTGGCTCCCGCCGAGTTCGTAGCCGCGCTGCGGGCCGGGGTCGCCGAGGAGCTGGACCCTGCCTCCGTCCGGCTCGCGGTGGAGCCGGGCCGCTCTCTGATCGGCACCGCCGGTGTCACGCTCTACGAGGTCGGCGTGGTCAAGCAGGGCCTCGAGCGACGCTTCGTCTCCGTCGACGGCGGCATGAGCGACGCCCTGCGCCCCGCTCTCTACCAGGCCTCGTACACCGCCTGGACCGCCAACCGCAGGCTGACCGACCGCCCCGTGCACTCCCTCGTCGTCGGCCGGCACTGCGAGAGCGGCGACATCGTCGTACCCGACATCGCCCTCCCGGCCGACCTGGCGGTCGGCGATCTGCTGGCGGTGCCCGCGACCGGCGCCTACCACCACGTCATGGCCAGCAACTACAACTTCCAGCCGCGCCCCGCCGTCGTCGCCGTACGCGACGGGCAGGCACGCCTCATGGTGCGTCGCGAGACCCCCGCCGACCTGCTGCTCCGCGACGGCGCCGGCGCCGCCATAGACCTCTCAGGAGACCTTCGATGA
- a CDS encoding helix-turn-helix domain-containing protein produces MPESRDVPAPAPPTVDSPVEASAADRATAQLAKVVASARRTAGLTLAATAAGSGLSPAYVSQIESGSANPTVRSLAQLAGVLGLELHELLGAGPGDTSDNSPFPPRFTTLPGLTAMSDGQGIWNMTAHDATMLHSRLIRGEPGDHARPIRHAGEELVVVLAGQCRLRVADTARVLNPADACHFAASEEHQITQTSDDLLLLVVLTKE; encoded by the coding sequence ATGCCTGAGTCAAGGGATGTTCCAGCCCCCGCCCCGCCGACCGTCGACTCACCGGTCGAGGCGTCCGCCGCCGATCGGGCAACCGCCCAACTGGCCAAGGTCGTTGCCTCGGCGCGCAGGACGGCAGGACTGACCCTGGCCGCCACCGCGGCCGGGTCGGGCCTCTCGCCCGCATATGTCTCGCAGATCGAATCCGGCTCGGCGAATCCGACGGTCCGCAGCCTGGCGCAGCTCGCCGGAGTGCTGGGTCTCGAACTGCACGAGCTGCTCGGCGCCGGACCCGGCGACACTTCCGACAACAGCCCGTTCCCGCCGCGTTTCACCACACTTCCGGGCTTGACCGCAATGTCGGACGGTCAGGGAATCTGGAACATGACGGCTCATGACGCGACCATGCTCCACTCGCGCCTGATAAGGGGCGAACCGGGCGATCACGCCCGACCGATCCGGCACGCCGGAGAGGAACTCGTGGTGGTGCTGGCCGGACAGTGCCGGCTCCGTGTCGCGGACACCGCGCGCGTCCTGAATCCGGCCGACGCCTGCCACTTCGCCGCATCCGAAGAACATCAGATCACGCAGACCAGCGACGACTTGCTTCTGCTCGTCGTCCTCACGAAGGAGTGA
- a CDS encoding MurR/RpiR family transcriptional regulator: MSVLTPDPVLRLLERAAAHCGSGAARLHAVLAADFPAALSRRPAQLLRTAEANAEDLDQLLAMAGFADTEDLRACAARETGRRLPVPDQRIADREGEPGDRTALRRILAREQENLAGTLDALHANGALELAARAVVAGRRRWVFGDMKSIGYAALVAADLSAALRDVTLVQPGVGAAVTALADAGDQDVLITFSFRSYSRHTVRVAREFHALGGTVVAITDGYDSPVCAYATHVLAVNTRSESRTHSPTAVTATGHLLASLAAAGAKGAARRAQRRHALTRALSDGEVTTPADPPERTAP, translated from the coding sequence ATGTCTGTCCTGACGCCTGATCCTGTACTCCGGCTGTTGGAGCGCGCGGCTGCGCATTGCGGCTCCGGGGCCGCCCGCCTGCACGCCGTACTTGCTGCGGACTTCCCCGCCGCACTGTCCCGGCGCCCCGCCCAACTCCTGCGGACGGCCGAGGCGAACGCCGAGGATCTCGACCAGCTGCTCGCCATGGCGGGCTTCGCCGACACCGAGGACCTGCGTGCCTGCGCCGCCCGCGAGACGGGCCGCCGACTGCCCGTTCCCGACCAGCGCATCGCCGACCGGGAGGGGGAGCCCGGTGACCGCACCGCGCTGCGCCGCATCCTCGCCCGGGAACAGGAGAACCTGGCCGGCACCCTCGACGCGCTGCATGCCAACGGCGCCCTGGAACTCGCCGCGCGCGCCGTGGTCGCAGGCCGCCGCCGCTGGGTGTTCGGTGACATGAAGTCCATCGGGTACGCGGCTCTGGTCGCCGCCGATCTCTCCGCCGCGCTGCGTGACGTCACCCTCGTCCAGCCAGGAGTGGGAGCGGCTGTCACCGCCCTCGCCGACGCCGGCGACCAGGACGTCCTGATCACCTTCAGCTTTCGCAGTTACAGCCGCCACACCGTACGCGTGGCCCGTGAGTTCCATGCGCTGGGCGGCACGGTCGTAGCAATCACCGACGGCTACGACAGCCCGGTGTGCGCGTACGCCACCCACGTCCTCGCGGTGAACACCCGGAGCGAGTCGCGCACCCACTCGCCGACCGCCGTCACCGCCACCGGCCATCTGCTCGCCTCACTTGCCGCTGCCGGCGCGAAGGGCGCGGCCCGTCGCGCCCAGCGCCGCCACGCACTCACCCGGGCCCTGAGCGACGGCGAGGTCACCACTCCCGCCGACCCTCCTGAGAGGACTGCTCCGTGA